The Corvus cornix cornix isolate S_Up_H32 chromosome 12, ASM73873v5, whole genome shotgun sequence genome includes a window with the following:
- the PPP4R2 gene encoding serine/threonine-protein phosphatase 4 regulatory subunit 2 encodes MDVERLQEALKDFEKRGKKEVCPILDQFLCHVAKTGETMVQWSQFKGYFIFKLEKVMDDFRTSAPEPRGPPNPNVEYIPFEEMKERILKIVTGFNGIPFTIQRLCELLTDPRRNYTGTDKFLRGVEKNVMVVSCVYPSSEKNNSSSLNRMNGVMFPGNSPGYSDRSNVNGPGTPRPVSRTKVSLSTPMTTNGLPDSTEHKEPSLQQTEEKKHSESPASESEGAQSSPVKNKHSEDDPAEAEGHEVKRLKFDKEGEARDAPNQTASSEVSSGMGEETEASSTSQDKEKDATCARQHCTEEEEEESFMSPRNVGPDRKEQDKDSDSSSVAEESSEENNQMEESEQSRAEKDLHSADSDISASATSGADCSETEELGSYASETPENSSETPMENSDEATEAADEPMEQD; translated from the exons GGTTCAGTGGTCTCAGTTTAAaggctattttattttcaaactggaGAAAGTCATGGATGATTTCAGAACCTCAGCTCCTGAACCAAGAGGGCCCCCCAATCCAAATGTGGAATATATTCCCTTTgaagagatgaaagaaagaatCCTGAAAATTGTCACTGGATTTAATGG CATCCCCTTCACTATCCAGCGACTCTGTGAGTTGCTGACAGATCCTAGGAGGAATTACACAGGAACAGACAAATTTCTAAGAGGTGTGGAAAAG AATGTCATGGTTGTCAGCTGTGTATATCCATCTTCAGA gaaaaataattccagtaGTTTAAATCGGATGAATGGTGTTATGTTCCCAGGAAATTCACCAGGGTACTCTGACAG atcgAATGTAAATGGCCCTGGGACCCCCAGACCCGTGAGTCGAACGAAGGTTTCATTGTCAACTCCCATGACAACCAACGGTTTGCCAGACAGCACAGAGCATAAAGAGCCCAGCTTGCAGCAAACAGAGGAGAAGAAACACAG TGAATCACCAGCGTCTGAATCAGaaggtgctcagagcagcccagtGAAAAATAAGCACTCTGAGGATGatcctgcagaagcagaaggacATGAGGTAAAAAGACTTAAATTTGACAAGGAAGGGGAAGCCAGAGATGCACCAAACCAAACTGCCTCTAGTGAAGTCTCTTCAGGCATGGGGGAAGAGACGGAAGCATCCTCTACATCTCAGGATAAAGAAAAAGATGCTACCTGTGCCAGACAGCACTGtacagaggaagaggaggaag AGTCCTTCATGTCTCCCAGAAACGTTGGTCCAGACAGAAAAGAGCAAGACAAAGACAGTGACTCCTCAAGTGTGGCCGAAGAGAGCTCTGAGGAGAACAATCAGATGGAGGAGTCTGAGCAGTCGCGGGCAGAGAAGGATTTGCACTCGGCTGACAGTGACATCAGTGCATCCGCCACTAGTGGAGCTGACTGCAGTGAAACAGAAGAGCTGGGCTCCTATGCTAGTGAAACTCCCGAAAACTCCTCAGAGACCCCGATGGAAAACAGTGATGAAGccacagaagctgcagatgaACCTATGGAGCAAGACTAA